GAAAGAGTTTTTTATGGAGCTAAAGAATGATTATGGTTTTGAGCATTGTTCTTTGATTACTGCAATAGATAATCAACCTGAATTTGAATTAGTTTACCATTTTACAGTCGTTAACAAGTCTGTAACCGTTGGACAAAACGATATGTCTGTTATGGCTGAAATTCACATTTATTTAGATAGAGATACGCCTACTATTGACTCAATTTCAGATATTTGGGGAGGTGCCAACTGGCATGAGAGAGAAGCTTTTGATATGATGGGAATATATTTTGTGGGTCATCCAGATTTGAGACGAGTTTTGTTACCTGAGGGTTTTGCAGGTCACCCACTTAGAAAAGATTACGTGTATGAGATACACGAGGAGGAGTGGTAATGGCTGAGATGTGGATTAGTAT
The Candidatus Poseidoniia archaeon genome window above contains:
- a CDS encoding NADH-quinone oxidoreductase subunit C, whose product is KEFFMELKNDYGFEHCSLITAIDNQPEFELVYHFTVVNKSVTVGQNDMSVMAEIHIYLDRDTPTIDSISDIWGGANWHEREAFDMMGIYFVGHPDLRRVLLPEGFAGHPLRKDYVYEIHEEEW